A genomic stretch from Pochonia chlamydosporia 170 chromosome 4, whole genome shotgun sequence includes:
- a CDS encoding alpha/beta-Hydrolase (similar to Glarea lozoyensis ATCC 20868 XP_008076510.1), producing the protein MGAATEFYRSQIGGTSVINYAYTDLPFKLLVKDVYFFFMYIWALPWVLLPLRPCGSGELDELYPSRKNIFCIFVHFILVVLQLAFILVLPVAVIFPIWIAGLGIAAFMTLNWALCKLLNGRDVTFHSEEKYAKALPEHAHEQWVFLNGVAVGEHWMMGNLNRLALTFGRPILGVHNRTSGIIFDVIECLIQRNFTYATSDVRICYKILRDVLYDPSKSKVVFILHSQGGIEGGLVLDWLLQEMPQDLLSKLEVYTFGNAANHFNNPHRHVVSQSLSTTNPLVAIRTVFSESSFSTPVASPVAVQNGHPNGGNLPPLKTKQTSDSFSSSRTSSAAKDRAIGHVEHYAHSTDFVAMWGVLHFATNKMDSPQLPRFLGRLFNRSTSSGGHQFNQHYLDGMFPLKRDKKTGEFIGAAEENEFMEEVIKFGKEGEPMDNAREAFDISYLGTEGFGSGDISTPIEVHGFKGRKRTKTDVKVRELSRLWSYRNGQSPGDKPPTLVTEAGFCRNATL; encoded by the exons ATGGGCGCTGCAACAGAGTTCTACCGATCCCAGATCGGTGGCACCTCAGTCATAAACTACGCCTACACCGATCTCCCGTTCAAGCTCTTAGTGAAGGATGTTTACTTCTTTTTCATGTACATCTGGGCACTCCCATGGGTGCTTCTGCCACTGCGACCCTGCGGTTCCGGGGAACTGGACGAATTGTATCCGAGCAGGAAGAATATCTTTTGCATCTTTGTTCACTTCATTCTAGTGGTGTTGCAACTTGCATTCATTTTGGTTCTCCCGGTGGCCGTTATTTTCCCTATTTGGATTGCCGGCCTCGGCATCGCGGCCTTTATGACTTTGAATTGGGCACTGTGCAAACTGCTCAATGGTAGGGACGTCACGTTTCATTCGGAGGAAAAGTACGCAAAGGCGCTCCCAGAGCATGCCCATGAACAATGGGTGTTTCTTAACGGTGTCGCAGTTGG AGAACACTGGATGATGGGTAACTTGAACCGCCTGGCTCTCACTTTTGGACGACCGATTCTTGGTGTACACAACCGGACATCTGGAATAATATTCGATGTTATTGAGTGTTTGATCCAACGCAATTTCACCTACGCGACCTCTGACGTGCGAATTTGCTACAAAATTCTCCGCGATGTTCTCTACGACCCTAGCAAGTCGAAAGTCGTGTTTATATTGCATTCGCAGGGCGGTATTGAAGGTGGCCTAGTGCTCGATTGGTTGTTGCAAGAGATGCCTCAAGATCTCCTTTCCAAGCTCGAAGTATATACTTTTGGAAATGCTGCAAATCACTTCAACAATCCACATCGCCACGTCGTCTCCCAAAGTCTATCGACGACAAACCCTTTGGTTGCAATCAGAACAGTTTTCTCGGAATCGAGTTTTTCGACTCCAGTTGCCAGCCCTGTTGCTGTTCAAAATGGACATCCTAATGGAGGCAACCTACCGCCCCTGAAGACCAAACAAACGTCTGACTCTTTTTCGTCGTCCCGCACCTCGTCTGCAGCCAAAGATAGGGCCATCGGCCACGTGGAACACTATGCACACTCAACTGATTTTGTCGCTATGTGGGGTGTCTTGCACTTCGCTACCAACAAGATGGACTCGCCTCAGCTCCCTCGATTCCTTGGGCGGCTGTTCAACCGTTCCACTAGCAGTGGCGGCCACCAGTTTAACCAGCATTACCTAGATGGCATGTTTCCCCTGAAACGTGATAAGAAAACAGGAGAATTTATAGGCGCCGCGGAAGAGAACGAGTTTATGGAAGAGGtcatcaagtttggcaaggAGGGTGAACCGATGGACAACGCGCGAGAGGCATTCGACATTTCTTACTTGGGAACAGAGGGATTCGGATCAGGCGACATATCAACACCCATCGAGGTCCATGGGTTTAAGGGTAGGAAGCGGACTAAGACTGATGTAAAAGTCAGGGAGCTCAGCAGATTATGGAGTTACAGGAACGGACAGTCTCCAGGAGATAAGCCGCCGACTTTAGTTACCGAAGCTGGGTTCTGTCGTAATGCGACGCTGTAG
- a CDS encoding Sec7 domain-containing protein (similar to Coccidioides immitis RS XP_001248285.1) — translation MLLSTFNSSSHRSKTTYLGHDPSLASGSQSSPTAVTLHTPPSAGKGKSKAQGKPRVLSTVLEAPTPVANSPEPGAVPSRARVPVRVPVPVPVPLPVPPRVSSAPEKRQTRAASTKPGTTTISTTRTTTTTNKKLDHSHRRQSKGHQNTAPKGGVASSPSTPSQLGVGIASSKSAAAVTSAALPEPAPEPAPLHLPVPVSLPVPASNCTLASASSRRCCLGLASHDSFLDKPTATVDASMADNRTARTPPRDSHDLSLSPRDITRDSLVVNMLLSLDQMSFGQSDTDGPLGFGGGRGHNTNYDEEYSSRPWTNDSNTSSQGRYDTGKHRHWHQSSYSSDMDSVAVEEPAKHSTAAHYPPSRGRRSNSSSNNFQGQFPRLNSMRETSYKAQPGTPPRSSHTRGGRQSNKSSSSASIDMGYPHGMMSHRLAQRTGRSASFDYGPQSQSQLKQLSLSSPFQVNFPDAFSHDDDDAAPTPTVPGGPRRDASSRHIPPPPPQPVEPRTLERKRSTSRSLKSSSGRSRRGTAHQGAAAAQAPPPMPTQELESAPAPSVGYGKSKESDAPVHATSQPKERPGFFRRVFGSSKSTAPSNGNLSGAQTSSSRLPASPERSTHQQKPTTPSKPTSAPPSRDTTSSHSHHQPTLQKKSSSFFRRRKKSFADEAPPVPSTEHIPPVPVLDSTTLRTAKDDPSALNKDSPASSLRQVMNPYLRESVTGLGLTGVAVSTPLSDITNTPGSKSDGNAEPRHEEYKREFSPDYEPSPNARIRRVSSGSDGERFESTPSRPKSKHPQKTLQNSNSFLDLDAGSDNDEDGHKHKKSAEASSPLAARAKDTVDRDATIRAKKKPVLDVDEGSKPPAQTVLNLPADGGRSTSLASGSTETGYRTAPSAPPSVLVQDSGEASPKVFGALESIKTCKPLDEPEFVIGEPTEDDRQKAQRIFDGGEEFIQKDRAAAWMGEQGPVRQRTLQAYMELYDFTGLSILAALRQICGRLVLRAETQQVDRILVAFSKRWCNCNPNHGFKATDVIHMICYSIMLLNTDLHLADIESKMTRSQFIKNTMTTITQAVTESAPEAFVRPTILPDKNSMLSSEPTRPMTEPGRSNRHSFRPTPRTEGSSSDVDDCGPLVTSAYIGPRRGWEEQIEIVLKSIYASIRDQRLPLFGAEQEKHLNTAPSQSSLSVMGMLKRSPSVLSKAPSEIISTRGRVAENSRNNTSRWTSKSRSRPGLGRTGFSSSRTSFDDGNSMWSPAMSSATWSKHSLGRTQGSMSQDSFASSMPRGDYQQSIGFANALSQAIIRDEDPNGHETAPSILSADLAATQFLEDESLELAGPPWVKEGMVMHKHHLDGYGKRAKDRNWTEVFAVVQKGQISLFSFNASKSMRQKSRSRNGGKPNGPVGGGNWQDNAVNLGTFNLRLTLASALPSPGYSRSRPHVWALSLPTGAVHLFHVGTPEIIREFVNTANYWSARLSTHPLVGGISNIEYGWSDAIVNNALVSAINESATSGTGGGRTSRPGSSAAHGRKSSTASGSFRASSFDQMAAPFTNNSGRGKLPGDRIHIADWAPPTQSMRPSNATESEQLETLTAYVKSIGQELEAHNQLRSPMLLAFTPRGHNAGKAMANWERKSAYLLREIVKFRTYVDCLQQADARKREIYSERDLAQKAARGDLSDGDMDVSADEEGDETLRP, via the exons ATGCTGCTCTCAACTTTCAATTCGTCTTCACATCGTTCCAAGACAACATATCTCGGCCACGACCCGTCCCTTGCTTCTGGATCACAATCATCGCCCACGGCTGTCACTTTGCACACGCCGCCGTCTGCTGGGAAAGGCAAAAGTAAGGCACAAGGCAAACCTAGGGTCTTGTCCACAGTGCTGGAAGCTCCGACGCCAGTGGCCAATTCGCCAGAGCCTGGGGCAGTTCCATCCCGTGCTCGTGTTCCTGTGCGGGTTCCTGTGCCTGTACCTGTGCCTCTGCCTGTGCCACCGCGAGTGTCCAGCGCTCCTGAGAAGCGGCAAACTCGTGCAGCATCCACAAAACCAGggaccaccaccatcagcacaacccgcaccaccaccaccaccaacaagaaaTTGGACCACTCTCACCGTCGCCAGAGCAAGGGACACCAGAATACTGCACCGAAAGGAGGAGTCGCTTCTTCACCGTCGACTCCATCACAGCTCGGTGTTGGCATTGCCTCCAGCAAGTCTGCCGCCGCGGTTACTTCCGCCGCGCTCCCTGAGCCTGCACCAGAGCCTGCGCCTCTGCATCTGCCTGTCCCAGTTTCTCTCCCCGTGCCTGCGTCTAATTGTACATTGGCGTCTGCATCGTCCCGTCGCTGCTGTCTAGGTCTCGCTTCCCATGATTCCTTTTTAGACAAACCCACCGCTACCGTGGATGCCAGTATGGCTGACAATCGCACTGCTCGCACCCCCCCACGGGACTCCCATGATCTCTCCCTGTCGCCACGAGACATCACCCGCGACTCTCTCGTCGTGAATATGCTCCTGTCTCTGGATCAGATGTCCTTCGGCCAATCCGACACGGACGGTCCTTTGGGGTTTGGGGGCGGCAGAGGGCACAATACCAACTACGACGAAGAATATTCCTCGAGACCGTGGACCAACGATTCGAACACCAGTTCGCAAGGACGATACGATACCGGAAAACAtcgccattggcaccaaTCGTCCTACAGCTCCGACATGGACAGTGTTGCCGTCGAGGAGCCTGCCAAGCACTCGACTGCTGCCCATTATCCCCCCTCGCGAGGGCGCCGCAGCAATAGCAGTTCCAACAATTTTCAGGGCCAATTCCCGCGCCTAAACAGCATGCGAGAAACGTCCTACAAAGCTCAGCCTGGCACGCCGCCGAGGAGCAGTCATACCCGTGGCGGGAGACAAAGCAATAAGAGTAGCAGCAGTGCGAGCATTGATATGGGATACCCTCACGGCATGATGAGCCACCGATTGGCACAGAGAACCGGACGATCTGCTAGTTTCGATTACGGGCCTCAATCGCAGTCACAGCTCAAACAGCTTTCCTTGTCCTCCCCTTTCCAGGTCAACTTCCCCGATGCCTTCTcccacgacgacgacgacgccgcTCCAACACCGACCGTACCCGGTGGACCTCGCCGTGATGCCTCTAGCCGTCATATcccaccaccgccgccgcaaccTGTCGAACCTCGCACATTGGAACGCAAGCGTAGCACGAGTCGATCCCTCAAAAGCTCTTCTGGCAGAAGTAGGCGAGGCACTGCCCACCAAGGTGCGGCCGCCGCACAGGCACCACCGCCAATGCCTACACAGGAGTTGGAGTCTGCTCCTGCTCCAAGCGTGGGGTACGGCAAATCCAAGGAATCTGATGCACCTGTCCACGCAACCTCGCAACCGAAAGAGCGACCCGGATTCTTCAGACGCGTTTTCGGTTCGTCAAAGTCGACTGCCCCTTCAAACGGCAATCTATCTGGAGCTCAAACAAGCTCCTCTCGCTTGCCGGCCTCCCCTGAACGTTCGACCCATCAGCAAAAGCCCACTACCCCTTCCAAGCCGACGTCTGCTCCGCCTTCGAGGGACACAACATCGTCacattctcatcaccagcccACATTGCAAAAGAagtcttcctccttctttcGCCGCCGCAAGAAGTCATTTGCTGACGAGGCTCCGCCTGTCCCAAGCACTGAGCACATACCGCCGGTGCCTGTATTGGACTCCACGACTCTGCGAACCGCCAAAGATGATCCATCTGCACTGAACAAGGACAGTCCAGCGAGCAGCTTACGCCAAGTTATGAACCCATACCTCCGAGAGAGTGTTactgggcttggcttgacaGGGGTGGCGGTCTCGACGCCGTTATCAGATATTACCAATACACCCGGCTCAAAATCGGATGGCAATGCTGAGCCAAGACATGAAGAGTACAAGAGGGAGTTCTCGCCGGATTATGAGCCCAGCCCGAACGCTCGCATCAGAAGAGTCAGCTCTGGTTCAGACGGCGAACGATTTGAAAGCACCCCCTCACGACCCAAGTCGAAGCACCCTCAAAAGACCTTGCAGAACAGCAATTCTTTTCTGGATCTGGATGCAGGCAGCGATAACGATGAGGATGGCCACAAGCACAAGAAATCGGCTgaagcttcttctccgctGGCAGCGAGAGCAAAGGATACAGTAGACCGAGATGCTACGATTCgggcaaagaagaagccagTCTTAGACGTGGACGAGGGAAGCAAGCCTCCAGCGCAGACAGTTCTGAACCTGCCCGCAGATGGTGGTAGATCCACTAGTCTTGCATCAGGGTCAACTGAAACTGGATACAGAACTGCTCCAAGCGCTCCGCCTAGTGTGCTTGTCCAGGACAGTGGCGAGGCCAGTCCCAAAGTATTTGGTGCCTTGGAATCTATCAAGACGTGCAAGCCCCTTGACGAGCCCGAATTTGTCATTGGCGAACCTACAGAGGACGACCGACAAAAGGCTCAAAGGATATTCGACGGAGGAGAAGAGTTCATACAAAAGGATAGGGCGGCTGCGTGGATGGGCGAACAAGGGCCTGTTCGGCAGCGTACGCTCCAAGCTTACATGGAGTTGTACGACTTCACTGGTCTGAGCATTCTGGCTGCCCTGCGTCAAATCTGCGGTCGACTGGTCCTTCGAGCCGAAACTCAACAAGTAGACCGAATTTTGGTTGCATTTTCAAAACGTTGGTGTAATTGCAACCCTAACCATGGATTCAAGGCAACAG ATGTCATTCACATGATTTGCTACTCCATTATGCTGCTGAACACTGACCTCCATCTTGCGGATATTGAGTCAAAGATGACTCGAAGCCAGTTTATCAAGAACACAATGACTACAATCACACAGGCTGTTACCGAGTCGGCTCCTGAGGCTTTCGTCAGACCCACTATCCTTCCCGACAAGAACTCGATGCTGTCTTCTGAACCAACACGCCCAATGACAGAGCCTGGTCGTAGCAATAGGCACTCCTTCCGCCCAACCCCTCGAACTGAAGGAAGCTCCagtgatgttgatgattgtgGCCCGCTGGTCACGTCGGCCTACATTGGGCCAAGGAGAGGCTGGGAGGAGCAGATCGAGATTGTTTTAAAATCGATTTACGCCTCGATTCGAGACCAAAGATTGCCTCTGTTCGGGGCGGAGCAAGAAAAGCATCTAAACACCGCCCCATCTCAAAGCAGCTTGTCGGTAATGGGAATGTTGAAGAGAAGCCCCAGCGTTCTGAGCAAAGCACCATCCGAGATCATTTCCACCCGTGGACGCGTTGCCGAAAACAGCCGGAACAACACCTCTCGGTGGACATCGAAAAGCCGATCGCGCCCTGGCTTGGGCCGTACAGGATTTTCATCAAGTCGCACCAGCTTTGATGATGGCAACTCAATGTGGAGTCCAGCAATGTCTTCGGCAACATGGAGCAAGCACTCCTTGGGAAGGACCCAAGGGTCCATGTCGCAGGACTCATTCGCCTCCTCGATGCCACGAGGTGACTATCAGCAGTCAATTGGATTTGCCAATGCACTAAGTCAGGCTATCATTCGGGATGAAGACCCCAATGGACACGAAACTGCTCCGTCCATATTGAGTGCTGACCTCGCTGCTACGCAGTTCTTAGAGGATGAATCACTGGAGCTGGCCGGCCCGCCGTGGGTCAAGGAAGGAATGGTCATGCACAAACACCACTTGGACGGCTACGGGAAACGGGCCAAGGACCGAAACTGGACCGAAGTCTTTGCCGTGGTTCAAAAAGGACAAATTAGCCTCTTCTCGTTCAACGCGAGCAAATCAATGCGCCAAAAGAGCCGGTCACGGAATGGAGGCAAACCTAACGGACctgttggaggcggcaacTGGCAGGACAATGCAGTTAACCTCGGGACATTCAACTTGCGGTTGACTTTGGCATCAGCTTTGCCATCGCCAGGCTACTCCCGGTCCCGGCCACACGTCTGGGCTTTGAGTTTGCCGACAGGGGCCGTCCATCTATTCCATGTTGGCACACCAGAAATCATTAGAGAGTTTGTCAATACGGCAAACTACTGGAGCGCACGCCTTAGCACCCATCCTCTAGTTGGTGGTATAAGTAACATTGAGTACGGATGGAGTGACGCCATTGTTAATAATGCGTTGGTAAGCGCCATCAATGAGTCTGCGACTTCTGGCACCGGTGGTGGACGAACATCCCGTCCTGGCAGCAGCGCTGCACATGGACGCAAATCAAGCACCGCCAGTGGTAGTTTCCGTGCCTCGAGTTTTGACCAAATGGCTGCTCCTTTTACTAACAACAGTGGACGCGGCAAACTCCCCGGAGATCGTATTCACATTGCCGATTGGGCGCCTCCAACACAGAGCATGCGTCCTAGCAACGCTACAGAGTCGGAGCAGCTTGAAACCCTTACTGCATACGTCAAGAGCATTGGACAGGAACTGGAGGCTCATAATCAGCTTCGCAGCCCAATGTTACTGGCTTTTACACCGCGGGGACATAATGCGGgcaaggccatggccaactgGGAGCGCAAGAGCGCGTACTTGCTGCGAGAGATTGTCAAATTCCGAACATATGTGGACTGCCTGCAGCAAGCAGACGCAAGAAAGCGAGAAATCTACAGTGAGAGAGATCTAGCTCAGAAAGCCGCACGAGGTGACCTGAGCGATGGAGATATGGATGTGAGCGCGGATGAGGAAGGGGACGAGACATTGCGACCTTGA